In Musa acuminata AAA Group cultivar baxijiao chromosome BXJ3-9, Cavendish_Baxijiao_AAA, whole genome shotgun sequence, a single genomic region encodes these proteins:
- the LOC135648430 gene encoding protein JINGUBANG-like, with product MKDGSRRGGGGGGNRGRDLFEEAGGGLPRPSNFSALMHSEPLVRSTSEEEFPTRHSNGSAASPGYYSDHSSSTTLTQTSSADSSPFRLSPWNHEPATNLFFDSSGGPPAPMATTATDLFNSGTGLVGSLVREEGHIYSLAATGDLLYTGSDSKNIRVWKRQKEFSGFKSASGLVKAIIISADHRVFTGHQDGKVRVWKVSPKNPRVHKHIGTLPRLKDLLKSSMNPSNYVEARWRHHRSAVWIRHIDAVSCLCLSEDQSLLYSGSWDRTLKVWRVEDLRCIESVNAHDDAVNAVAVGFDGLVFTGSADGTVKVWRKEEVPKPDKKKGWKKPGGLTRHEHALTLVRQDMAVTALVVNATAGVVYGGSSDGGVTWWDRRGVNGAGRCGGVLRGHKVAVLCLAVARSLVFSGSADKSICVWRREGEGGHVCLSVLTGHTGPVKCLAVEPDADDGGAGMWVVYSGSLDKSVKVWKVADSHPPPRRMQWDSDAASPYEELDAPRFDTY from the coding sequence ATGAAAGACGGAtcaagaagaggaggtggtggtggcggcaACAGAGGCCGGGATCTTTTCGAAGAAGCTGGCGGTGGCCTACCCCGGCCCTCCAACTTCTCAGCGCTCATGCACTCCGAGCCCCTCGTCAGGTCCACTAGTGAGGAAGAGTTTCCCACCCGCCACAGCAACGGCTCCGCCGCCAGCCCCGGCTACTATTCCGACCACAGCTCCTCCACCACGCTCACACAAACCTCCTCCGCCGACAGTTCCCCTTTCCGCTTGTCGCCCTGGAACCACGAACCTGCCACCAACCTCTTCTTCGATTCCTCTGGCGGCCCTCCTGCTCCCATGGCCACCACTGCCACCGACCTCTTCAACTCCGGCACCGGCCTCGTCGGCTCCCTCGTCCGCGAGGAAGGCCACATCTACTCCCTCGCCGCCACTGGCGACCTCCTGTACACCGGATCAGACAGCAAGAACATCCGAGTGTGGAAGAGGCAGAAGGAATTCTCTGGTTTCAAATCGGCAAGCGGCCTCGTGAAGGCCATCATCATCTCCGCCGACCACCGCGTGTTCACAGGCCACCAGGACGGCAAGGTCAGGGTCTGGAAGGTCTCCCCCAAGAATCCGCGCGTCCACAAGCATATCGGCACGCTCCCGCGGCTCAAGGACCTGCTGAAGAGCTCCATGAACCCAAGCAACTACGTCGAGGCCCGGTGGCGCCACCACCGCTCCGCTGTCTGGATCCGACACATCGACGCCGTGTCCTGCCTCTGCTTGAGCGAGGACCAGAGCTTGTTGTACTCGGGGTCGTGGGACCGGACGCTGAAGGTGTGGCGCGTGGAGGACCTGCGGTGCATCGAGTCGGTGAACGCCCACGACGACGCCGTCAACGCGGTGGCGGTGGGGTTCGACGGGCTGGTCTTCACCGGCTCGGCCGACGGCACGGTGAAGGTgtggaggaaggaggaggtgCCCAAGCCGGACAAGAAGAAAGGATGGAAGAAGCCAGGCGGCCTGACGAGGCACGAGCATGCGCTGACGCTCGTGCGGCAGGACATGGCGGTGACGGCGCTGGTGGTAAACGCGACGGCGGGGGTGGTATACGGGGGGTCCTCCGATGGCGGGGTCACCTGGTGGGACCGGAGAGGGGTCAATGGAGCAGGCAGGTGCGGCGGGGTGCTCCGGGGGCACAAGGTGGCGGTGCTGTGCCTGGCGGTGGCGCGGAGCCTGGTGTTCAGTGGGTCCGCGGACAAGTCGATATGCGTGTGGCGGCGGGAGGGGGAAGGGGGACACGTGTGCCTCTCGGTGCTGACGGGGCACACGGGGCCGGTCAAGTGCCTGGCCGTGGAGCCGGACGCTGACGACGGCGGCGCGGGAATGTGGGTGGTGTACAGCGGGAGCTTAGACAAGTCCGTCAAGGTGTGGAAGGTGGCGGACAGTCATCCGCCGCCGCGGCGGATGCAGTGGGACTCCGATGCCGCTTCGCCCTACGAGGAGCTGGACGCGCCACGCTTCGATACGTATTGA
- the LOC135650034 gene encoding NAC domain-containing protein 83-like: protein MDHKPSPVRYGALRLPPGFRFHPSDEELVVQYLKRKVFSCPLPAFFIPDIDLRKHDPWNLPGACQGERYFFNLRKSRYPNGKRSNRAASSGYWKATGKDKQIVASGCNQVVGIKKVLIFYRGKLPAGSRTDWIMHEYSLAGSDNPALIFPQRKNSTHGMMVPNQDWVLCRIFKKRRTTNMVDEIEQDRDEGKIRSSAAGFIDFMQQRESDQTPSSSSSP, encoded by the exons ATGGATCACAAGCCGAGTCCTGTAAGGTATGGAGCTTTGAGGCTGCCCCCCGGGTTTAGGTTCCACCCCAGCGATGAAGAGCTGGTTGTTCAGTACCTCAAGAGGAAGGTCTTCTCCTGCCCATTGCCAGCTTTCTTCATTCCCGATATCGATCTCAGGAAGCACGATCCGTGGAACTTACCTG GTGCGTGCCAAGGAGAGAGGTACTTCTTCAACCTTAGAAAGTCCAGGTATCCTAATGGCAAGCGATCGAACCGGGCGGCGAGCTCCGGTTACTGGAAGGCCACAGGGAAGGATAAGCAGATCGTAGCTTCCGGGTGCAACCAGGTGGTGGGGATCAAAAAGGTTTTGATCTTTTACAGAGGAAAACTTCCTGCTGGTTCTCGAACTGATTGGATTATGCATGAGTATAGCCTTGCCGGCTCTGATAACCCAGCCTTGATCTTTCCGCAAAGGAAGAACTCAACTCAT GGTATGATGGTTCCAAACCAAGATTGGGTGCTCTGTCGCATTTTTAAGAAGAGAAGAACCACCAACATGGTCGATGAGATTGAACAAGACCGCGACGAGGGCAAGATTAGAAGCAGTGCCGCTGGTTTCATTGATTTCATGCAGCAGAGAGAGAGTGATCAGACACCATCCTCATCCTCTTCGCCTTAG